A genomic region of Rhodohalobacter sp. 614A contains the following coding sequences:
- a CDS encoding anthranilate synthase component II has product MILIIDNYDSFTYNLVHIVATETDDYKVIRNDAMSVEEVKALNPDKILISPGPGRPEDAGITEDLIRELGPEIPVLGVCLGHQAIGDVFGAKVVYAPSLMHGKTSEIFHDGKSVFKGVEDGFTATRYHSLVLAPETIPDDLEISAKTEDGVIMGVRHKSFPIEGIQFHPESILTTEGPKIVKNWLKSSYQKVKA; this is encoded by the coding sequence ATGATATTGATAATCGACAATTACGACTCTTTTACCTATAACCTTGTGCATATAGTTGCGACGGAAACAGACGATTACAAGGTAATTCGAAACGATGCAATGTCGGTCGAAGAAGTGAAGGCACTTAACCCGGATAAAATTTTGATTTCACCGGGGCCGGGCCGACCCGAAGATGCCGGTATTACTGAAGATTTAATTCGTGAACTTGGACCTGAAATTCCTGTACTCGGCGTTTGCCTTGGTCACCAGGCCATTGGCGATGTATTCGGTGCCAAAGTGGTATACGCACCAAGTTTGATGCACGGGAAGACATCCGAGATTTTTCATGATGGAAAATCAGTTTTTAAAGGGGTTGAAGATGGATTTACAGCAACGCGATATCACTCTTTGGTATTGGCTCCGGAAACGATTCCTGATGATCTTGAGATCTCAGCAAAGACAGAAGATGGAGTGATCATGGGAGTTCGTCATAAGTCGTTTCCAATTGAAGGAATTCAGTTTCATCCCGAAAGTATTTTGACAACTGAAGGGCCGAAAATTGTAAAGAACTGGTTAAAGTCTTCATATCAAAAAGTAAAAGCCTAA
- the trpE gene encoding anthranilate synthase component I, with translation MTFKTFSKLAKTYSAIPVSRRMLADILTPVSLFLSIREGAKYPFLLESVEGGEHLARYSFIGCNPYQVLYVDDENVKLINPQKEETALLQESYFDALNRLVHQHTEPKLPELPRLTGGAVGFSSYDTVRDVEHLPDVPENDLHTPEAIWSFYDEVYAFDHVKQQIVLMKTIFVDEETDLKKAYDSAIEALDRMENSAVRQVKKGEAFNLDAKNLSSNMDQDKFHSMVQKGKEYIYEGDIFQVVLSQRFEVPFEGDSFTLYRALRMVNPSPYLFYLDFDGFSLVGSSPEVLVRVTESEVRLLPIAGTRARGKTHEEDLALEEDLKKDPKEIAEHIMLVDLGRNDLSRVCKSGTVHLERNQSIERFSHVMHIVSDVVGKIADDRNSVDALMQCFPAGTVSGAPKIRAMEIIDELEPTKRGPYAGAVGYFDFSGNMDTCIAIRTMLVTGDRVYIQAGAGIVADSDPQKEFEETKNKAGALVEALSVALEITT, from the coding sequence ATGACATTTAAAACTTTTTCAAAACTTGCCAAGACATACTCAGCGATCCCGGTATCGCGCAGAATGCTGGCCGACATTTTAACGCCCGTTTCCCTTTTTCTTTCCATTCGCGAAGGGGCAAAATATCCATTTCTTCTCGAATCTGTTGAAGGTGGAGAGCATTTGGCGAGATACTCATTTATTGGCTGCAATCCGTATCAGGTTCTCTATGTGGATGATGAAAATGTAAAGCTTATTAATCCCCAAAAAGAGGAAACAGCGCTACTTCAGGAATCCTATTTTGATGCGTTAAATCGTCTGGTACATCAGCATACGGAGCCAAAATTGCCCGAACTACCCAGGTTGACGGGAGGTGCTGTCGGGTTTTCTTCATATGATACCGTACGCGATGTTGAACATCTGCCGGATGTACCAGAAAACGATCTTCATACGCCCGAAGCCATCTGGTCTTTTTATGATGAGGTCTATGCTTTTGATCACGTGAAGCAGCAAATTGTTTTAATGAAAACGATTTTTGTTGATGAAGAAACGGATCTAAAGAAGGCTTACGATTCAGCAATTGAGGCTTTGGATCGAATGGAGAACTCTGCCGTACGTCAGGTAAAAAAGGGTGAGGCATTTAATCTGGATGCAAAAAATCTTTCGAGCAATATGGATCAGGATAAATTCCATTCCATGGTGCAAAAGGGAAAGGAATATATTTATGAAGGCGATATTTTCCAGGTTGTTCTCTCCCAAAGGTTTGAAGTTCCGTTCGAAGGCGACAGTTTTACTCTTTACAGGGCATTAAGAATGGTGAATCCGTCACCCTATCTTTTTTATCTCGATTTTGATGGATTCTCCCTGGTTGGATCGTCTCCAGAAGTTTTGGTTCGCGTAACTGAATCGGAAGTAAGGCTTCTGCCCATCGCCGGAACACGAGCGCGTGGAAAGACCCATGAGGAAGATTTAGCTCTTGAAGAAGATTTGAAGAAAGATCCAAAAGAGATTGCTGAACACATTATGCTGGTTGATTTGGGAAGAAACGACCTTTCGCGTGTATGCAAATCCGGCACCGTTCATTTAGAACGAAACCAAAGCATTGAGCGGTTTTCTCACGTCATGCATATTGTCTCCGATGTTGTAGGAAAAATCGCAGATGACAGAAATTCGGTTGATGCCCTTATGCAATGTTTTCCTGCCGGTACGGTCAGCGGGGCGCCAAAAATCCGGGCTATGGAAATCATTGATGAACTGGAGCCGACCAAACGCGGACCTTATGCCGGTGCAGTCGGGTACTTCGATTTTTCTGGAAATATGGATACTTGTATCGCTATCCGGACGATGCTGGTTACAGGAGATCGGGTTTACATCCAGGCGGGAGCGGGAATTGTGGCCGACAGTGATCCTCAAAAAGAATTTGAAGAAACGAAAAACAAAGCCGGCGCTTTAGTTGAAGCATTAAGCGTTGCACTTGAAATCACAACTTAG
- the trpD gene encoding anthranilate phosphoribosyltransferase: MNKSFTEILEKISMHDHLTDHEASLAMKLILHGDISDEEIAAFLLGMRMKGETVVELTSFVQEMRSVAVPVEVDTKHAVDLCGTGGDKSGTFNISTTAMFIVAGAGVPVLKHGNRSVSSKSGSYDVLELLGAVPNLQKKQVEELFNKTGMAFMFAPNFHPAMKYVMPARRALKMRTFFNILGPLVNPANVKCQVIGAFNKETAKKMIQILGNLHTENAYTVNAHDGLDEVSTTSQSEIFELKTHLSGDSVTFDPISLGYEKTDHNSLLGGDAKQNAQILMNVLEGKSTKAQRDIAELNALFAIRASNITDDLEEAKEMAVRSIDSGEAGKKLDQFIKESQAIAAG, encoded by the coding sequence GTGAATAAATCATTTACAGAAATACTTGAAAAAATTTCTATGCATGATCATTTGACAGATCATGAGGCTTCTTTGGCTATGAAGCTTATTCTGCATGGGGATATATCCGACGAAGAAATTGCTGCTTTTTTACTTGGCATGAGAATGAAAGGAGAAACGGTTGTTGAACTCACGTCATTCGTCCAGGAGATGCGTTCTGTTGCCGTTCCGGTTGAAGTGGATACCAAACATGCGGTGGATTTATGCGGTACCGGTGGCGACAAATCCGGTACATTTAACATTTCTACAACAGCGATGTTCATTGTTGCCGGGGCCGGAGTTCCCGTTTTAAAACATGGAAACCGGAGTGTTTCCAGCAAAAGCGGAAGTTATGATGTTCTTGAACTTCTCGGAGCCGTTCCGAATCTTCAAAAAAAGCAGGTAGAAGAGTTATTCAATAAAACGGGAATGGCATTTATGTTTGCGCCAAATTTTCATCCGGCGATGAAATACGTAATGCCCGCACGCCGCGCTTTAAAAATGAGAACATTTTTCAATATTCTTGGGCCGCTCGTTAATCCGGCAAATGTGAAATGCCAGGTGATTGGAGCTTTTAATAAGGAGACGGCAAAGAAAATGATCCAAATTCTCGGAAATTTACACACAGAAAATGCTTATACCGTCAATGCACATGATGGTTTGGATGAGGTAAGCACAACGTCTCAAAGCGAAATTTTTGAACTAAAAACCCATCTGAGCGGTGATTCCGTGACTTTCGATCCCATTTCCCTGGGATATGAAAAAACGGATCATAATTCTCTTCTTGGAGGAGATGCAAAACAAAATGCTCAAATCCTGATGAATGTGCTTGAAGGAAAATCAACAAAAGCACAGCGGGATATTGCAGAACTGAATGCATTGTTTGCCATCCGGGCGTCCAATATTACAGATGATCTCGAAGAAGCGAAAGAGATGGCCGTACGAAGTATCGATTCCGGTGAAGCCGGGAAAAAGCTGGATCAGTTTATTAAAGAATCACAAGCGATTGCAGCGGGATAG
- the trpS gene encoding tryptophan--tRNA ligase, with amino-acid sequence MSDQKTILSGIQPSGKLHIGNYFGAMRQHIRMQKEGDAFYFLANYHTLTSINDGELLRQYTLDVVLDYLALGLDPNECTFFAQSDVPQTTELAWILGCVAPVSLMEKGVAYKDKVAQGLQPNVGLFSYPILQAADILIYHSDLVPVGEDQKQNIEICRDLAGKLNRAFDAELLKLPEEYIVKSVAVVPGIDGRKMSKSYNNTIQIFDEGKSLKSKVMSIQTDSTPLEEPKDPETCNVFALIKLFAADDKREEIAEKYRAGGYGYGHAKKELLGMITGYFSEAREKRKELVKDMDYVHDVLKEGGKKARERAESVMEPIRSNTGLYRSFK; translated from the coding sequence ATGAGTGATCAGAAAACCATTTTATCGGGAATTCAACCCTCCGGAAAACTGCATATCGGCAACTATTTTGGAGCCATGAGGCAGCATATCCGAATGCAAAAGGAGGGAGATGCTTTTTATTTTCTTGCGAACTACCACACACTTACTTCCATCAATGATGGTGAATTGCTGAGGCAGTACACACTCGACGTTGTTCTTGACTATTTGGCTCTGGGATTGGATCCCAATGAGTGTACTTTTTTTGCCCAATCAGATGTACCGCAGACAACAGAGCTTGCTTGGATTCTGGGTTGCGTAGCACCGGTTTCACTCATGGAAAAAGGTGTGGCTTATAAAGATAAAGTCGCCCAGGGATTGCAACCGAATGTTGGCCTGTTCAGTTATCCGATATTACAGGCCGCCGATATTCTGATTTATCATTCCGATTTGGTTCCGGTTGGGGAAGATCAAAAACAGAATATTGAGATCTGCCGTGACCTTGCTGGAAAACTGAATCGCGCTTTTGATGCAGAACTTCTGAAATTGCCCGAGGAATATATTGTGAAAAGTGTTGCTGTTGTCCCGGGAATTGACGGCCGAAAGATGAGTAAATCTTATAATAACACCATCCAGATTTTTGATGAAGGCAAATCCCTGAAAAGCAAAGTGATGTCCATTCAAACGGACTCAACTCCGCTGGAAGAGCCAAAAGATCCCGAAACCTGCAACGTTTTTGCTTTGATTAAACTCTTTGCCGCAGATGACAAAAGGGAAGAAATAGCCGAGAAATATCGGGCGGGCGGATATGGATATGGCCATGCCAAAAAAGAATTATTGGGAATGATTACGGGTTACTTTTCCGAAGCCCGTGAAAAGCGAAAAGAATTGGTAAAGGACATGGATTATGTCCACGATGTACTAAAAGAAGGCGGAAAAAAAGCACGTGAACGCGCAGAATCCGTTATGGAACCGATACGATCAAACACAGGACTTTATAGAAGTTTTAAATGA
- a CDS encoding YybH family protein: MKESLYIFFAFISLASLISCENDTNTPEDYDAVQASWETFGQNWNDLNAEGCMTIFFDDAIMIPPQLLELEGKPAIQEFYQDLFDMNQSAEYDHVTESINFSKEQAIEVGSFSIKWISTEGDSSTFWARSMIHWERDQYGDWKIKKLLFNHPPSSQASE, translated from the coding sequence ATGAAAGAATCCTTATATATATTCTTCGCCTTTATTTCGCTGGCTTCTTTAATCAGTTGTGAAAATGATACAAATACGCCTGAAGATTATGATGCCGTACAAGCAAGCTGGGAAACATTTGGGCAGAATTGGAATGATTTGAATGCTGAAGGATGTATGACCATTTTTTTTGATGATGCGATTATGATCCCGCCGCAACTTCTTGAGCTTGAAGGGAAACCTGCCATTCAGGAATTTTATCAAGACCTCTTTGATATGAACCAGAGTGCCGAGTACGATCACGTAACGGAATCCATCAATTTTTCGAAAGAACAAGCCATTGAAGTTGGAAGCTTTTCAATAAAATGGATCTCTACCGAAGGTGATTCTTCAACGTTTTGGGCCCGATCAATGATTCACTGGGAACGAGATCAATACGGAGATTGGAAAATCAAAAAACTGCTGTTTAATCATCCTCCTTCTTCGCAAGCGTCGGAATAA